CTTTACTCTTTGAGTTTGAAAACATCACCCTGTTTTCCTGCGGTGGCATGGGGGCAGGAATGCGGTCACAGGACAGTTTGCTCTTTAAAGAAAGGTCATAGGCAAGACTTGAGGAATTGGTAAGTAAGCAGGTCCTGCTCTGGGGTCACGGGGAAGGTCTGGCCATGAAAATAACTTTACCAGAGGACTGGAGCCAGAGCCAGAAGTAGAGCTGAAATCTGCCAGTCCTCATGTGATGGTGATAAGGTCACCTGAAACCAGAGTGTTTAAGGGAGGAAGAAACCAATATAGAGTTTCCAGAAACACCCTAAGATTATGCTGATTGCATCACAACCCCTTGAGCTACTTTCTCTAGGTCATATACCTATTTTCGGATTTACTGAAAGATCTACAAATTACATTTGTATCCCCATTCTTTACCTCTATCCTCTAAAAATCCATGGGAGGAAATTTAATGTGCAGTGCTTTGTGAAGGTTCTTTATAGGCAATAGTGCCTGCTGTAAAGTGGTCTGAGAATGAGCCAGACTTCTCCATCAATACTCCCAAAGTCATGGATGCCAGTATATATGATTTGTGAACCCTAAGTATACTTACCTCTTTTGGGGTATCTCTAAACCCCTGACAATCCTCAGAGCCATTTTTCCTGTGAATACCTAGGTCTTGTGTCTCCTTTCACTAGTGCCATAGATCCTgaagagcagagaggaaagaattgGCAGTGCCTGGTTACAATTAGAAATCAGTGAGTTCAAAAGGGAAAAAGTACTACCAGGCACATTGGGATGAACTCCTAAGAATAGTTTGGATGCAATCTGATGCAGTCAGGTCCTAGGGAGAATTTCCAAAGACTGAAGCCAGTGCTATTTCATATGCTTCTAAGAACATGTGAAAGATGGAGATGATTCCAAAAGCCAACAGCATGTATGTGTTCCTTTGCTCCCCTTGAGGATAATCACTTTGATGACAATGCCTTCAATGAAATGGGTTGATCTGAGCAGTCTTCAAACAGGTGTAGCAGAATATAAGGAGTGACCCTGTGGTAGCTCAGCCAGTATCATTTCCCTCTCCTTTAGAAGGGACAAATGACCTGTAAGGATGTCAGGGCATGTCCTAGAAAGCCATGTGGTTATGACAGCCCATCACAGTGTTGGAATAGGGGAAATCTTAGCATGTTCAGCCAAAACTCAGCTTTCtcctctgggggcgggggggactcCTACCTCTTCCCCATAGGGTGGCACAGTCATTGGAAGTGCCCGGTGCAAGGATTTTCGGGAACGAGAGGGGCGACTTCGAGCTGCCCACAACCTGGTGAAACGTGGGATCACCAATCTGTGTGTCATCGGGGGTGACGGCAGCCTCACTGGGGCGGACACCTTCCGTTCTGAGTGGAGTGACTTGCTGAGTGACCTCCAGAAAGCGGGTGAGACGTGGTTGTCAGAAGCGtgtgcacccccaccccattgGAGGAGATCGTTACCCAGACACgaatggggcgggggggtgggtggtCCTTGCTCTCCTCACTGTGCCACTGCCTGCGGTGCCCACTGGCTGCGGGTCCTCTCTGCCCATGTGTTCTTTAGGCATGCCAGGCCCCTCACCCGGCGGCTCCTGGCTTCTTGTCTTTGTCAGGTAAGATCACAGCGGAGGAGGCTACGAAGTCCAGCTACCTGAACATCGTGGGCTTGGTGGGCTCAATTGACAATGACTTTTGCGGCACTGACATGACCATCGGCACCGACTCTGCCCTGCACCGGATCATAGAGATCGTGGATGCCATCACCACTACTGCTCAGAGGTGAGGGGGCCTGCAGAGAGGCAGCTGGAACTGGCTAAAGGGCTGGGGTTGGAGAAGAGGCACGCACTGGAGCTGCAGGCCATAACGACCAGTTTTCTGGTGCCGGGACACTCTAACAAAGAGTGATCTCTAGGGCCTGAGACTGCACTGCTGTCTGAATGCTGTAGGCTTGCGTCTTCTCACCATCTAGCCTACTGGCCACACTAGCTCTGGGGGCTTTGACACCCAAAGGATGTCCCAGGATTAGCGTCCAATCTGAGACAAATCTGGGGAGCCCCACACCTCAGCCACCCTTTTCAGCTGTGTCATAGCGATTGTGGGGGCTGTCGCTGCCACTGCTCAGAGTAGGGGGTGCGGGGGAGGCAGTGTGCGAGACTGGGAGGACAGAAGGTCACACTTTGCCAAGGCAATCCCAGGGGATTCCAGACCGGTCAAGTCCTCACTTCTTCACTTCTgttccctttccctccttcccttcctgggcCCCCTGGGCCCCCAGAACAGAGCCATAGGACTGACCCCTTTCACTGCACGTTTCAGCTCCCCGTGGCTGATGTGTTTCTCCTAGGTCTTCCTGGCTCTCGGGGAGCCTGCTGGAAGGTCTAGTGGCATCTCCCAGGGAGGTTACCCATCCTGGCTCTGGGGGCGGCTTGATCCTGGCCGTAGGGACAGTAGGATTGTGTCAGCCCTGTGTCTGTCTCTTGCAGCCACCAGAGGACGTTTGTGTTGGAAGTGATGGGCCGGCACTGTGGGTAAGATCATCTGGACTTGCTGCTTCTGAGGAGTCAGCACTAACCTTCTCTTCCCCGGAGGATCCAGGGAGGTCTCCCGGGGGAGCAGATCTGGAGGGGCCCACGCTCCTCTGGCTGGGGCCCCGTTTCCCTGCTTCCACCCCaactgtgtgcgtgtgtgtatgtgcacaggCCCACTCCAGCATGAGAGGACACCCAGTGCTCTGAGGTCTGATGCCACTGTGGTAGGGTGGCATGACTAGAAGGTGCCCTTCAGGGACAGAATCTCACTGAGAAGCTGTCTCAGCGGTGCTCCCACCTCCAAGAATAAAACCACAGGTCCTCAGACCCTTCACCAACTATGGGGCCAGGCAACCTAACCTGCAGGGTTCGGGTGAGGCTCTTGGTGGAGTGGGGCTCCCCACCTgatgcttctgcctctcctcttaGATACCTGGCCCTTGTCACCTCCCTCTCCTGTGGGGCTGACTGGGTTTTTATTCCTGAATGTCCACCAGATGATGACTGGGAGGAACATCTTTGTCGCCGGCTTAGTGAGGTACTggcacttctttctttcttttttttttttttcccttaaaaaaacccttgccgggatccctgggtggcggtttggcgcctgcctttggcccagggcgcgatcctggagacccgggatcgaatcccacgtcgggcttccggtgcatggagcctgcttctccctctgcctgtctctctctctctctctgtgactatcattaaaaaaaaaaaaaagaaactttaaaaaaaaaaaaaaccttgcctGTCCCGCTGATGATGCCCTTCCCATCCATCAGTTTCACCCCACTGACcactcttctctttgttcttgaCCAGACAAGGACCCGGGGTTCTCGTCTCAACATCATCATTGTGGCTGAGGGTGCGATTGACAAGAATGGGAAACCAATCACCTCAGAAGACATCAAGGAGGTTAGTATCCATGAAGCCAAAGAGGCCGGATGCCATCCTGCCCACGCCCTTCCCTGGTGGTTTCTGAATCTCCCCTTAGTCCTTCTGCACATCTTTCCCCAAGTTTCCTGCCCCCTAGTTTCCAAGGAATCATTACAAGAGGTTAAACCATCTGTGGTTTATCTTAGTCTCTGCTAGTTTTtggtctctgactctgtgtcctTCTGTCTTCAGCTGGTGGTAAAGCGTCTGGGATATGACACTCGGGTCACTGTCTTGGGGCATGTGCAGCGGGGTGGGACCCCATCAGCCTTCGATCGAATCCTGGTAAGTCTTGGGGTTCTGTGGCCCTCACATCTTTGGACCCACAACTTGCAGGACTGCACTTCACCACGACAAGGGCTTACACTTTTGACTGTGCCACCCACCACCAGCCTCTGGACTGCGGTGGCCCTTGACCCATTCCCATACATTTAAGAATTCCCTTCTGTTGTAAAAACTGATGGGAACCTCTATGCTCCCTGAACGGTGAGGTCTCATATCTCCGCTTCGAGCATTAGTAACATTAAGATCTAACTCAGACACTCAGATTGAACCCTCGTATCTGACCTGCATTGGAAGAGAGAGGccatattctttcttgctttatcaATAAGAAGGAACTGTTATCAAGCCTCAGTAATCTCCTTGATTGCTACATTGGATGTGTTTCTCTGGAACCAAATAGAATTCTAACGGCAAGAGGATGAAGAATTATCAAGCTATAGATGAAATCTGAGTAGGGAGGCAAAGCCCAGCAAACTCTTGGCTGTGGTCCTTAAATGTGCAGCTCCGCCCTGTGATTTGGAAGGGCCTTGAGTGCCCTGGCTCTCCAGGCCGAGTCCAGATGGGGAGGCCTGAACAGACTTGTCTTTGGTTCCTGGGCTCCCACAGGGCAGCAGGATGGGTGTGGAAGCAGTGATGGCGCTCTTGGAGGGGACCCCGGACACCCCGGCCTGCGTGGTGAGCCTCTCTGGTAACCAGGCTGTGCGCCTGCCCCTCATGGAGTGTGTGCAGGTGGTAAGTACTGACCTCGGCTCCCCTTCGTAACAGCCCCGAGCCTATCTTTGAGCTGGAGCTTAGAGGGAAAGAGACCAAGTTCCAAGGCCACTAGAACAGGAGCAGATGGAAAGGCAGCATGGTGTAGTTAGAGTGAGGTGGGGAAGAGCAGAATAGGCTTTGCAAAGAAGCCGCCACCTCGCTGAGCCTCAGCGTCCCCGTCTCTAAGTATTCCACAGGAGAGATGCTGACCCTACCAAGTAATGAGACCCAATATCGCGTAAAATCCAACCTCGCATCCAAGATTTTGCAATGTCTTGGCTGGAAGAGAAATGCAGTCTCTCTCCAAACATGAGTAGAAGCAGGGATGTTATTAAGgtctggctggctggcttctatgtttctgtgatttatttatttatttttaaaagagattttatttattcatgagagacacagagagagagagagagagagagagagagaggcagagacacaggcagagggagaagcaggctccatccagggagcccgatgtgggactcgatcccggatctccaggatcacaccctgggctgaaggcaggcacttaaccgctgagccacccaggcacccctgtttcgGTGATTTCTACTTGGACATGCTTCTCTGAAGCAACGTGAGGTTTCTAGCACTCATCCTGAGGGCTGTTACAAGGAGTGGAGGGGATGTTTGGGATGGGTGTGACGCAGTACCCGGAAAATGCTGTGCTCAGGGAGTGGTGGCTCTGGTGATGAAGGAATCAGTCCTCGGATGCCACAGAGCAGACCGCGTGGCTGGGGGCTAAGGGGTCTGGCTGGCTGATCCTCCGGGCTGGCTCCCCGCTCCTGGCCTGCTTCTCTCCGAGGCTCAGAGTGTCAGCAACCTACAGCACAGACACGCTCCAGCCTTGCTTGGGACTGCATATCCAAAAGCCCAAGAGCTAATGCACCAGAAATCAGTAGCTGGGAAACACATGGCAGGGATCAGCCTTTCTTCCTAACCACGCTGTCTGGGGGGGGTCTTCTTCAGTCATTCAGTTCAGAGGCTGCTTTGAGGTTGGGGCCCTGGGTGTGGAATGGGGAAGAAAGCTCTTCTACTGCTGAGTACTCCTCTGCTCTGCCCAGGTTCTAGTAAGTAGAGCACTGAATCagctccttccttctgctgctcATTACTCcacaaattaaagaaaaccaaagatatCTCTTTCTGTGAAAGCTTGGAGCACATAGAAAAGGTGGGGTGCATGGTGGGCAGCATCTTTGCAGAAGCGCAGAGACAGGCAGGGTCTTACCACCGGGCAGAAATCCTGCTGTGTAAAGGGCCTTGCCTCCTAGTTGTGACTCTTGCCGTGTTCCTTCCTCAGACCAAGGATGTGACCAAGGCCATGAACGACAGGAAATTCGATGAAGCCATGAAGCTGAGAGGCCGGTGAGGGGATGACCAGAAGCTCAGTAGCTACAGAAAACAGACTACtggagtgaagaaaaaaaaaaaaattggacataGCTTCAGACCCAAAATAGGagcttctgcttctttctcttgtgATTGTCTCTGCAACAGTTTCTTCCCCCGGAGCATGGGCTGTGGGGTGACCGGGAGGCACGGACCACCCCAGGGATGCTCTCCCTGGGATTGGCCTTCTGTAATCTGGTGTTCGTGTGTGTGGATTCCAGCTAGTTTTGCCCTTTCTCTAGGCGAGGGGCAGCGTCTCAGGCTGAGCGCAGCGCGCGGGAGGGGAGCACTCTGGCCGGGGTTGATTAATTTGTGGCCCCTTATCAGCTCCTGTCGAGTGCCTGCATGACCCGGTTATATCCCTTGAGCTTTGCCCCATGGAACTTTCACACTCAGAGCAAAACTTCAGACCCCCTTGGCTGCTGGCCAAGAGGAGTGGCCTGaagtcccctccaccccccaccccgtacTTTTTACAGGAGCTTCATGAACAACTGGGAGGTGTACAAGCTTCTGGCTCACATCAGACCCCCCGTCTCAAAGACATCGGTGAGCTCTCTGCCCTTGACCCTTCTCTTGGCCTCCCTGTGTGTCCGCTCCTGCAACCTCTAGCCATGCCGGCTTCCTTGCCCCCGTCATCTTCGGTACAGGGTCCCTGACCCTGTGAAGAACTCTGCTCGTAGCCACCCCAGATACCAGCCCCGTGATCCCAGTGTGCCCTGGTTGTCTCTAACCCAAGACCCACATCCAAGTTAGGACTCCCAAGGTAGCAtgcaaggaagggaaagaggcttATGTCGTATTTCCTCTGAGCAAGGCTGGGAATAATCACACCTGGGTGTACCTAAGCCGCTTCTTCCATGGAAGGCGTGGCTCTCAATATGTAATGtatatcagaatcatctgggCTGCTTATCAAACATGCAGGTTGCTGGATCCTTCCCTCAGAGAGGATTTAGATCTGGGGCAGGGCTCAGGAATATGCAGGTTTAACAGGCACGAAGATCAGGTAGTCCAAGGATCACGCTTTGGAGATGCTGCCCAGGAAGGCCTCACCATTACGGAATGAATGGGGCCTGGGGTCAGGGACAGTGGCTTTACTTACTGACTTGTGACAGAGTTTTGCCTCCATGGTACGAGGAGACGGGCCGTGCCGGCGCTCCCAGGGACAGGGTGTGTTGTCCAGAGGCAGATATCCTCGTCCTAGGACCATGAGGGACCCAGAGTTCAGCTGCCCTTACTGACCTGTCCCCTCCCATCTGCTGGTGTTTCTGTCCCATCTTTGCCCTGCTTCCTCTCggcttcctcctccccaggctAGCATGCACACGGTGGCCGTGATGAACGTGGGTGCCCCAGCCGCAGGCATGAATGCTGCCGTCCGCTCCACCGTGAGAATTGGCCTCATCCAGGGCAACCGGGTGCTGGTTGTGCATGATGGCTTCGAGGGCCTGGCCAAGGGTCAGGTACGGGGACCAGAGGGACGGAGGGCCAAGGAGTGGTCGTGGCGAGGGGAAGCATAGCAGGGCGACctatccattttcttcctttctacactccccctccccccgcccctcactGCCTTCCATTGTCTGCGTTGTTTTCGTCTCAGGGTTTGAGCAGAAGTAGCTACTTAATTTTAAGGCAGTATAAACAGGCAGGAGCCACATACGTGATTTAATTCTCTATCCCAAAGCTCAGTGCGGCGCCCGGCATAAGTAGGTGCTTAGTATTTGTGAACGAGCCCGTAAGGGTGGAAGGAGTTCATTGGGGTGGGGAAGAGCCGGTGCCTGGCGTTCCTCTTCCaaggggttggggttggggtgggctCAGAGCTCAGGGAGTGGTGCAGACCTGCGCAACCCTCTCCTGCAGATCGAGGAGGCTGGCTGGAGCTATGTGGGGGGCTGGACTGGCCAAGGCGGTTCCAAACTTGGGACTAAGAGGTAAGTGGCACCCTAGGAGCACCTCCTCTGGGTCAGCCCTGAAGATTCCCCATGAAGTATAGTGTCGGTTCATTAGGTCAGCGTCCCCACGCTTGCGGCTGCCTCAGTGAATTAGCAGCTCTGGCAACTTAAAGCCCCAGGGCGGACCCCTGGGCAGCGGTGAGaggtggcagagggaaggggcacaAGTCCGGAAATATACATCAAGCACCTCCTGAGTCTAGCTTTTCTCTCCCTCAATTTTGCTGTCTCCTCTCCCCATCgcccgcccctgccccaccccgctCAACCAGGACTCTGCCCAAGAAGAGCTTTGAGCAGATCAGTGCCAACATCACTAAGTTTAACATTCAGGGCCTGATCATCATCGGGGGCTTTGAGGTGAGTGCCTTGCCgtttctttccctctgcaccgccccccccccactctcacTCCCCCCCTCACCGCCACCCCTGCTGTGGTTCTTCTTTGCAGGCTTACACTGGGGGCCTGGAGCTGATGGAGGGCAGGAAGCAGTTTGATGAGCTGTGCATCCCGTTTGTGGTCATCCCTGCTACGGTGTCCAACAACGTCCCTGGCTCGGACTTCAGCGTGGGCGCTGACACAGCCCTCAACACTATCTGCACGGTGAGAGCCCaccgccgcccccctccccccccaggccTCGGGCTGGGACTGTAGTCCCTGGGCTGCCTGTGCTCCTAGAAAGtgaatggctcttttttttttttttttctaatttaagattttatttatttatttgagagagagagagagcatgagcaagggggagggacagaggttagaagcaggctccccgctgagcagtgctgtgctcagtcccaggaccccaagatcatgacctgagctgaaggcggacacttaaccaactgagccacccaggtgccccaaaagtaaCCTCCTTTTTTGCTACCAGCCAAGCGAGTGTTTGAAAAGTGCTTCTTGAAGCGCAGGCCTTTTCCCAGACTTTATTGGACCACATATGGGGCTCATTCTCACCTGTGAGTCTCCATCCTAGAAACCTGCTGAATGGTTTCTCCTTCCTGAGGGCCTGTGGCCTAATTTCCCCACTCTGAGCGACAGAAGGGCCGAGTACGGCTCCCTTCTGAGGAGAGGACTTCCACAGCCTGGTTGGCAAGCGGGGCTGCCGTCCCTGAAGGCAGGAATGTGATGAGGCGTAGGGGCTGGCTGGCCTGGGGAGGAGTTGGGTTGCTGCAAGGGCCAGAGGAGGGACGAGGATCAGATCCTGGGCCCGTCTAACTAGGACCCACTGTCTTTGCAGACCTGTGACCGCATCAAGCAGTCAGCAGCAGGCACCAAGCGGCGAGTGTTCATCATTGAAACTATGGGTGGCTACTGCGGCTACCTGGCCACCATGGCAGGCCTGGCCGCTGGGGCGGATGCTGCCTACATTTTTGAGGAGCCCTTCACCATTCGGGACCTGCAGGTAGACGGCCACCCGGGGCCTGTAACATAGCTCTGTCCGCACTGTCCCCACAGCAATCTGGTCCGTGGGGCCCTGCTAGGAGACTGCGAGGAGCGGCACGCAGGCATTTCCCAGCatcacctcacacacacacacaaccacagcTCCTGTCGTAGGGAGCATTTGTTGCGAAGGATGGCATGTTGCTAAGCCCTTCTCATGTGTTTTTGCATTTTGTCTTCAAAACAGATGTGCAGGAGAGTTATCATCTCCATGTTACAGACGAGAACCATTTAGAGACGTTAAAAGCCTTGTCTAAACTGGCAAGGTGGTTTAACTAGCAGAGAGTCAGTCTTTCTACAGCATCAGGCCACCCCTCCAGATTTCCCTTGCTCCCAGGCTCTTTCCTGTCACTTCCAGGGTGGGGGCGCTCCGACTCCTGTTCCACAGAGAGACCACATGATCCTAATTTTCCAAGATCTCAGTTCGCTGGAGGAAAGAAGAACCACCAAGTGGAGGGGCAGCGGGCTGAGGGAACTCCCTAATCTGAAAACCCAGCCAACCCCTgccagggaggagggtgggaatCTTCCTCCTGTACCCCCGACTCAAAGCCCAGATGAAGGAACTGGTTCCTCCCCGGTCAATGAccactgcacacacacaagcaaaccATTTAAAGAGCGACGTTGGGAGCGAGAGTCAGCCCCGAGGGAACCGGAAACCCCTGGGAAGGGACACTGGGAGCGGGTGGAAAGGCAAAAACTGGCAGTTGCCACAGCTGCCTCAGACTTGCCTCCTTCCAGCTCAGCCTGTCTCGTTCGGAATCTGTTTAAATTTCTGTCTGCTGAACTTCTTGTAGGGACGAGACAGGATCGCAGACAGCTGTCTTCTGTGTCTCCGCTTCTAGAGAGAGAGGCCTGGTGGGGAACCAGAGAGCTAGGCACGTGCCCAGCCTCATCCACTCCCAACTAGGCTTAGGATTTGCTCTCTTTGTTTTCAGGCAAATGTTGAACATCTGGtgcaaaagatgaaaacaactgTGAAGAGGGGCCTGGTGTTAAGGTACCTCATCCACGGCTCGTTCCTGAGTGAAGAGACAATAGGCTCTGGCTCTAGCCCACAGGCTGCACCCACGCTCGGGACACCCCTGGGGAATTTGGATACAAAGGGAGAGAACCTGAGCCACGGGAGGAGATGGAAAAAGCAGGAAAGGGTTGTGAGGGATGGATGGGGAGATGACCAGAGTCAGGCTTTTGGTGTCTACTTGGCAGGAATGAGAAGTGCAATGAGAACTATACCACGGACTTCATTTTCAACCTGTACTctgaggaggggaagggcatCTTCGACAGCAGGAAGAATGTGCTCGGCCACATGCAGCAGGTAGGGAAGGTGTCCCCATCCTGCCCCTCACCAGATGGCCATACCCTCCGTGGCCACTGGGTCTCCCACTGGCCTCCAATCTGCCGGAGGCCATTGGTGCCACCATAGAGCGTGAGCCTGCAATTTCTTACTGTCATAGGACCTGAATATCTCTACTCTGGAAATAGCCTTAGAGATGATGTGGTCTGTCCTCTCCACTTAGGGCAGggtgggctggataattcttcaTAGCGGGTGGCTGTTGTGTGCACTGTGGGATCCTCTAGGGACATCCGTGGACACTACCTCCTGGAGGCCCGTAGCACCTCCTTCCAGAGTTGTAACAACTACAAAAATGTCTTtagacattgccagatgtcccctgggAGGGAAAGTCACCTCCAGGTGAGAACCACTAGTTCAGATGAAGaacatgaggcccagagaggagaaaCAAGCCTGGGTGAGAGCCAGGGCACCTATTCCAGGGCCCTTCCCACCACACCACGCTGCCTTCCAGAAGGAACCTGGGGCGTGCGCACAGGGACCTCGCTGGTGTGGGCTCCATCTCCACGAACTGGGGTTTCCGGGGGAAACGGACACCTTTCTACCAGCCACGTTCAACCCCCACACCTATGGTGGGTCTCACTCCCTGATGGTACTAGTGGTCTTAGGCCTCCCCATCCAGTGTCTCCAGCCGATGCTGCTTAAGTGCGGACCCCAATAGTACCCTTAAGAATGGGGTACTATTGGATAAAGTATGGCCACCTCGTCCCCGCTTCCCACCTACGTTCGCTTAGTTCAGAGAAAATCTATGTGGCATTTTATGTTATTGTGAGGTGCTCCCAAGGGCATCCATATTGGTTCCTAAGGAACGCTTCTGTGTCATTGATGATGGTGACTGACAAAGGTTGCTCAGAAGTGACTGAATGGCCAGACGCGAGGTGAAGGAACAGGAGCTGACAGCTGTGGAGCTAGAAGAGGCAGCTGTGAGACCAGTTACCCCCTTGTCTAATTAGTCACCCTTACTCCTGATAAATGGCCACACCTGCTGTGCCCGCACACTCTGGTGCTCAGCACTGTCTCAGAATTTTCTTTCAGAGTTAGACTTCTGGATTCCTGTTACTGGCCATAAATCTGAGgccttttctttatctctgtatGTTCAGGTATCTCTGCTACTTGATTAGAGTCTTTCCTCTGtaatctttatgcttttttttccaggGTGGGAGCCCAAC
This genomic interval from Vulpes lagopus strain Blue_001 chromosome 21, ASM1834538v1, whole genome shotgun sequence contains the following:
- the PFKM gene encoding ATP-dependent 6-phosphofructokinase, muscle type, with amino-acid sequence MTHEEHHAAKTLGIGKAIAVLTSGGDAQGMNAAVRAVVRVGIFTGARVFFVHEGYQGLVDGGDHIREATWESVSMMLQLGGTVIGSARCKDFREREGRLRAAHNLVKRGITNLCVIGGDGSLTGADTFRSEWSDLLSDLQKAGKITAEEATKSSYLNIVGLVGSIDNDFCGTDMTIGTDSALHRIIEIVDAITTTAQSHQRTFVLEVMGRHCGYLALVTSLSCGADWVFIPECPPDDDWEEHLCRRLSETRTRGSRLNIIIVAEGAIDKNGKPITSEDIKELVVKRLGYDTRVTVLGHVQRGGTPSAFDRILGSRMGVEAVMALLEGTPDTPACVVSLSGNQAVRLPLMECVQVTKDVTKAMNDRKFDEAMKLRGRSFMNNWEVYKLLAHIRPPVSKTSASMHTVAVMNVGAPAAGMNAAVRSTVRIGLIQGNRVLVVHDGFEGLAKGQIEEAGWSYVGGWTGQGGSKLGTKRTLPKKSFEQISANITKFNIQGLIIIGGFEAYTGGLELMEGRKQFDELCIPFVVIPATVSNNVPGSDFSVGADTALNTICTTCDRIKQSAAGTKRRVFIIETMGGYCGYLATMAGLAAGADAAYIFEEPFTIRDLQANVEHLVQKMKTTVKRGLVLRNEKCNENYTTDFIFNLYSEEGKGIFDSRKNVLGHMQQGGSPTPFDRNFATKMGAKAMNWMSGKIKESYRNGRIFANTPDSGCVLGMRKRALVFQPVTELKDQTDFDHRIPKEQWWLKLRPILKILAKYEIDLDTTEHAHLEHISRKRSGETSI